From the Marinobacter sp. es.048 genome, the window GCCATTGCCGTCGGCCAGTAACTGGCCCTGATGCAGGATCAGGACCCGGTCGTCTGCACGGACTTCTTCGATCAGGTGAGTAGCCCAGAGTACGGTCAGGCCCTCTTCTTCGCACAGGGTTCGCACGTACTCGTTGAGTGCCTTGCGGCTGGCGACATCCAGACCCACCGTCGGCTCGTCCAGCAACAAAAGTGAGGGGTTGTGAAGAAGAGCCCGTGCTATTTCCACCCGCCGACGATGGCCGCCGTTGAGCTGGCGGACGGCGTCGTTGGCCCGGTCCTCAAGGCTGAAGCGTTCCAGTTCCCGATCACCCCGAAGCCTCGCTTCCTTACGGGACAGGCCATGCAACGCCGCGTGGTATTGCAGGTTCTGGCGCACGGTCAGGTCAAGATCCAGGGCATTCTGCTGGAACACCACGCCGATCTGACGCATGGCCTCGGCCGGCTGTTTTTTCAGGGATTGCCCGGCCAGCAGGATATCGCCCTGCTGCAGGGCCAGCAGTCGGGTGAGCAAACCAAACAGGGTTGATTTGCCGGCGCCGTTGGGCCCAAGCAGCGCATGAAA encodes:
- a CDS encoding ABC transporter ATP-binding protein — encoded protein: MTIEASNLSFRYGDKPVLREVSFVLTSGRFHALLGPNGAGKSTLFGLLTRLLALQQGDILLAGQSLKKQPAEAMRQIGVVFQQNALDLDLTVRQNLQYHAALHGLSRKEARLRGDRELERFSLEDRANDAVRQLNGGHRRRVEIARALLHNPSLLLLDEPTVGLDVASRKALNEYVRTLCEEEGLTVLWATHLIEEVRADDRVLILHQGQLLADGNGQAICEAEGTRDLAETFHSLTGAG